Below is a genomic region from Triticum dicoccoides isolate Atlit2015 ecotype Zavitan chromosome 5A, WEW_v2.0, whole genome shotgun sequence.
TTTAATCATATTCCTACACGATTTTCTTTTGTTTGATTGCATTAAAAAAATCTTTCTAAGGGTTTAAGCGAAGGCTGAAATTCCTATGAAATATAGTACAAAAGAATCCTTAGAAAAAACATTTAGTATTCAATCCTACAAACCAAACAACCACCGTAAGAAAAAAAATCCTGAAGATTCCAAATTTCTATAAAAATCATTTCGTGGTTCTCAAACGTCCGGCATAATCGTTCAGCTACTTGCGACCACAAAACAGAGGCACATTAACTTGACATTACAACATGAAATGCTTCTTGGGCCAAAGTAGGAGGTTATTTATAGAATAAAAATTGACATGGATTTACAACAGAATCATCTGCATCACCGTTGACTAAATTATTGCTTTTTGTTTTTGAGAGGAATCGACTAGCTACATTTACACAAGCGCCTAGAATGGTGCATAGTTTTACAAACAAAAGACATACAGATACTACACACACAACTATAGAATCATAGTAGCAGAGTAGGAGGAGCATCTGGCAGTGCCAAATGAGTTCCTTGACTTCTTCCTCATGATCCCACGGTTAACTAATTGAGGAATCTGTCCTGCTCAGTCTTCTTGGGATCTAGTTTTACTTTTACTCAAAACAAATACCAACTTGTAATAGACTCAAAACAAATACCAACTTGTAATAGACATGTGCTAGAAAAGCAAGTTCATAAATTTGTTTTGCTTTTTCAGGAGAAAGTTGCTTTTCAAAAATATTTATCGAAACATGTTCATGTGGGATCTAATTTCGAAGATCTTGTAATTATGAACTCAAAGTGAAAGCAGATATTGATTTGGTCAATTGGTTTGAAAGTAATGTGTTTTTGAAATGTCAAAATAGATATACCTTGTGCTGACATCACCTATTTTCTTTGTATGTGTGCATTTTGCTGAATTGTTAGTACGAGGGGTAGAGAGGTGCATGTCCTTACCGGGCGGCTCCCCTTTTTATTCAAAAAAACAACAACATATAACTACGCACAAAACTTTATTATAGTACTCCATAGAAGAACAGGAGCCTCTGTCACTGCCAAATACGAGTTCCTTGACTTGTTCCTTGCGATCCCATTGGTTAATTGAGGAATCTGTCCAGCTCAGTCCTCTTGGGTTAGGGAATTTCCTTGAATTTGCACAGCCATCACTTCAAAAATACAGGGGTATCTCTTCTTCTACGCCACACAAATAGTCATACTTCTACACCTTCTTCTACGAAAGGTGACTCAACTTTGCCAGTGGCAGATGGTCCGCCAATATTTTCATTAACAGATAACTTCTCTGatcacaaaaaaagaaaaagaaaaagagagacaaTTCTCTGTTGGTATCACTTATAATACGCTAATATGATTGTCATTATGTAGTGCACTCAAACTGATACACACCTCCTTGACATCTAAAATGTTACTGTATTATGGAGATCAGACAGCTCAAACTGATACACACACCCTTTGCAAGTTCGTGTCTGACTTTGTTATCATTGGTTTAGAAAATTATAGGTTTCCACTCAACAGCCGTGCTAAATTAGAGTAAACTGAAAAGACCAGCAACCCAGCAATGTTAACAACAAGCTGAAGTTCATCCGACAGAAATTtcgcaaaataaatttgagagaggaTGCGTATGTTCATCACAAAACACACCATACAGTTTTTTTTTCATGAACCACCATATAGGTTTTGGTAATTACGTAGATACTCTTTGCACAACAAGACTACCCCGGCAATCCATTTTCTCCTACAAGTAAGCAGTCAAGATAATTCCACAAATTCCCCTTTCTCAAATGTCAACACGCGCATTCTGACGTAGAGAAATATGATTGTCACATTCATCTGGTTTTGACATACATATTAAAAGGGGGCAATTGGAATTTATATAAACAGCAAAAATCATGTCAACAGAATTCAGTTGCTTCAGGAAACAGAGCAAACGTTTGAAAACAATTAGATAACAGCTCCTGTCACTTTCAAGTGATATATTGCAAGATTGAATGGAAGGAGCTACTGGTCAGTTAGTATTTAAGTACCTGGGTAACATGCAGAGGAGGAGTACTCCACTATTATAGAACTCTATCATTGCAGCATGTCCTAAACTACGTATTTGTATTTAAATTGCTTGGTCGGCCGTGCTACGTCATTTGACCTTCGGAAACTACAACTGAAATGAGGTAGAAATTAGTAACATTCTTTCTGCAATAAAATATGCATGGCTCAAGGCATTGAAGAGTAGTCACCTACGCCGTCATGCTAAGCTTTTAGCTTGAAGAAACCAACTCTATAAAAGCCAAGGTGGCCTTAGATTCTGGGCACCGAATACTTCACAAACCTTGCAGCACTGTCAATGGAGAGAGCATCTCAAATCACCCTCTTCCTGTTACTCATCATCCATTCTGGCGTAGCTCAAAATGCTACCACGAGTGGAACAGATGAGTTCCCCGTTGGAGTGATCCTCGACTTGGAATCATTGGGGGGCAAGATGGCGCGGACCAGCATTTTGATGGCTCTGGAAGACTTCTATACAGTCCACAGAAACTACAGCCGAAAGGTAGTTCTCCACATCAGGGGCTCGAAAAGTAACAGCGTAGAAGCTGCATCAGCAGGTAAAAGTTCTGCAGCCTATCATGAAAAGGAAAAACTCTTTCCCACTCCCTATGTTGCTTACAAATATGCTTTCTCAACTTATTATTGTCTTTGAAGTACAACTTTTTACGCTGTCATAAAAAAACAACTTACATAACTGTCTNNNNNNNNNNNNNNNNNNNNNNNNNNNNNNNNNNNNNNNNNNNNNNNNNNNNNNNNNNNNNNNNNNNNNNNNNNNNNNNNNNNNNNNNNNNNNNNNNNNNNNNNNNNNNNNNNNNNNNNNNNNNNNNNNNNNNNNNNNNNNNNNNNNNNNNNNNNNNNNNNNNNNNNNNNNNNNNNNNNNNNNNNNNNNNNNNNNNNNNNNNNNNNNNNNNNNNNNNNNNNNNNNNNNNNNNNNNNNNNNNNNNNNNNNNNNNNNNNNNNNNNNNNNNNNNNNNNNNNNNNNNNNNNNNNNNNNNNNNNNNNNNNNNNNNNCCCCCCTAATTAAACGAGGTAAGCAAAACACAGATTACTGTTCACAGCGCTCGGCTAAACCAAAGTAGCTGAGCCAGAAAAGTTTAAATTCCACCCCAGGCCATACATCAGGCTGGTGGAAAGGGCAAGAACTCTGAACACAGCGAGCAAAGGAATATAACTGACTTTCATCATTCAACTTAGTACAAGCTACAGAACTGCAATATTATGAACACAGTTTTGATGGAAATCAACATGGTTATTTACCAATGTGCCACTACTAATGGACAAAGTTGGAAGCGTTTGATAGTAACATTTATCAAAAGGATTTAATGGTTTTTACTTAGGAACGAGTGTTTTTTTGGCTATATCTTTACTTTCCATgtgctccataatacttcatctgtTTAACAATAGACATCCAGCTAACAAATGCCCATGGGAAGAACAGTTGTAAATCAAATAAATAAACAGCAACAAGGCTAGTTTATTACATTCCTGTTAAACGAAGTACTTTGAGCATATATCTCCTGCTAAAGTTCAGAAACATCAAAAGGACAATGTTTGGTTACTAAACTATTACTATTGCCAACAAATATTCACACTTCTTTGCAAGGAAATATTATATGAGTTTTACTCTCAGAAAAGTTAGTGCATACATATTTAATAACCCGATTATGTTTACCTTAGCTTTCCCTTGATGGGTTTGTTGGTCTGAGAAACCTTAACTTTATCAGCGTAACTAGTAATACAGGTTATAAATGTCATATTTCAAAACAAGCAAGTCAAGTAAACAGACTGAACTGTAATTATATTTTATACTGACAACAAGTTtagttacattcatccaaatattgTGGGTTCAAATTTGTAGCTTCATCTGCAAATCTGTAATAATTTTCAATCCTGTTTTCCACAAGTTTAAGTTAACTAGGACAACAAAAGCATAGCTACAGAGTGCTCTGAACCAACATATATATTTTGTAAATACTATGTCATTTTTTTACTCTTCGGTTCTGAATTTATGAAGCTTCTGGCAGCACATATTTGCATTCACCTAAAATTTGATTATGAACCTTTACAGCTCTCGACCTGCTAGAGAATTACAATGTCCAAGCTGTCATAGGCCCTCAAACATCTTCACAAGCAGCATTTGTATCGGATCTGGGGAATAAAAGTCAGGTCCCTATCATCTCCTTCACAGCAACAAGCCCATCTCTTTACTCTGGCAGTCTTCCATATTTTATTCGTGCAACATTGAGTGACTCTACACAAGTGAATAGCATTGCCTCCCTAATCAAGGCCTACGGGTGGAGGCAGGTGGTGCCAATTTATGAAGAAACTGACTATGGTAGAGGTGTCATACCatatctcatcgacgccctccaagaaattgatgcTCGTGTTCCCTATCGGAGTGTGATCCCTCTGTCGGCATCTAATGAACAAATTACCCAAGAACTCTATAAGCTAATGACAATGCAAACAAGGGTCTTCTTGGTGCATATGTCACCTGATTTAGCTTCGATCCTCTTCACAAAGGCAAAAGAGGTTGGTATGATGAAGAAAGGATTCGTCTGGATCATGACAGATGGACTAACCAATGTCATAGACTCCACAAACCCTTCTGTCATGGAAGCAATGAATGGTGTTTTAGGTGTAAAGTTTTATACACCTAAATCAGCAGAACTGGATAGCTTCACCATACGCTGGAATAGGAGATTACAAATTGATAACCCAAATGATCTACCAGTGAAACTAAACATATTTGAACTCTGGGGCTATGATACTATATGGGCGGTAGCACAAGCAGTTGAAAAGCTTGGTATTAAGAACAAGACATCATTTCAAAAACCAGCAGTTGCAAGAAACATGACAAGCCTGGGAACATCTGTTTATGGCCCGGATCTCCTAAAGACCATCTTGCAATACAAATTTAGAGGTTTGAGTGGTCATTTTGACCTTGCAGGCAGGCAGCTGCAAGCATCTACATTTCAAATAATAAAtgtagttggtaaagggtggaaagaaATTGGGTTTTGGACTGCAGAAAATGGTATTTCCCGGCGACTATATCAAGGAGAATCAATGACAGAGCATTCAGGCTTAGTTCCTGAACTAAACCCCGTGATTTGGCCAGGAACATCAACAGAGGTACCCAGAGGGTGGGAAGCTGCTGTAAATGGTAAGAAGCTTCGAGTGGGAGTGCACGTAAGTGTATACCCACAATTTATGACAAGTGGAAAGGATCCTATCACAGGGGCAACTAAAGCAGAAGGCCTTTCAATTGATGTATTCGAAGAGGCAGTTAAAAGACTTCCCTATGCACTACCTTATGAATATGTAGCATTTGGCACCACGAATGACACAAGCACTGGAGGTTATGATGATTTTGTTTACCAAGTTTACCTTAAGGTAGTAAGTGCATCAGGGCTTCAACTTTCAGCATCAAATTTGCAAAAAGTAAAATTATATGCATGCCATGATTTCACTACTCCCACATTTATGTacgccctccgatccatattacttgtcgctgctTTAGTAAAGTTGTACTAAAGCAGCGACAAGTTATATGGATCGGAGGGATACTACATTTTAGTTTAATGCAACCATGTAAAAAATAATAGCACACAACCCACCCAAATAATGTATTGCAATTGAGAGGAGATGTTGAGCAGGAATTTCAGTGCATTGGGTTCTTTCTTAGCACTAGATGGAATGAGATAGTGAAATAGATTTTTTTTGAAGTCCTTTCGGATGAAAATGGAAGAATAGTATGCAATACATCTCACGTGGACAAAATAAATTAAAAGGAATTTTCTCTTATCCTCGTTTGTTCCTTCCTTTAGATAATACTTGAAAATCCCCTTACAGCAACAAATCCAATTTCAAAGGGACTTCCTCCCCCTGTTGAGAAAAATTTTCTTCTTCCAGTTCTTATTTTCTCCATTcaattcagttttaaaaaaaaaatcctcaAAATACTTCAATTGGTAGCTACGCGCAAGAAATAGGCCAATTTGGCAGCTTTTTGTTCATTTTCTGATGGAGTAAAAAAAATATCATCAGTAAGAGTCAAGGGAATGATCCCCTGGACCTGGATTTCCATATAAAGGATACGACGAGGATAAATACCCAAATTGAATTCTATCTGGGGCCATATTTCTCCATTGTATAGTGTGTATAACCACCATATCATGCTTCCCTACTGGTCTGGTAACCATTCTTGCAAGTACTATGCTATTGTAGTAAAAAATTGTAATAACATGCCATCTGTTGCTTGCAACTCATAAGGTAAAGTACTATATCAAAGGAATATACATGTCATCTTTACATGATAAGAACACATGGCATAGTTAGGCTCTTCTCAGTTAAcctattcatatcctcatggcaTAGTTACAGCTTTCATAACAAAGATTAAGCATCATCATTTTGCTGGTCAGTAAAGTAACTCTGTTTGATGCACTTGCAGAAATACGATATAGCAATTGGAGACATAACAATCTCAGAGAACAGAATGTCTTACGTCGACTTCACTCTACCGTACACAGAATCAGGAGTGGCAATGGTTGTTCCAGCCAAGAGCAGCAGAACTAACAACACATGGATTTTCGTTGAGCCATTATCACGTGACCTGTGGCTCGGAAGTATCATATTATTTTTCTACACATGGGTTGTTCTCTGGCTATTGGAGTTTCTTGGAAACAACACAAATATCCCAGGCGAAGTTCCCAGAAAGCTCGGGATTATGACCTTCTTTTCCCTGTTTGGAGACAGTGAGTATATTTATCAAAATACTTCCATTCCTTGAAAGAAAATGAACTTTTGCATATCATCTTACATGAAGTATCAAGTTGCATGAAGAAGCAGTGTTTTAATGTTGGTGCAACAAACAAAGCTACAAAGTTGTAGTGAATAGACATGCTTCTAGTTGCCTGAACGATGCAAGAACGCGAATGTGTAGAGATAGCTTAGAAAATTAGATTCTCCTGCAGTTGGATAGGCCCGGGGTGTACAAAACAAAGCTCAAGTGGCTAGGTTACTTTGTGAGCCATTTCATTACCTTATCAACGCAATAGCTTCTGTCGTAGAtacattgtactccctctgtaaacaaatataggaCGTTTTAGATCAGTAGTggtctaaaacatcttatatttttttACAAAGGGAGTACCATATTACTGATAATTAAACCTACCATAGCCTAGCGGTGTGGTAACTTNNNNNNNNNNNNNNNNNNNNNNNNNNNNNNNNNNNNNNNNNNNNNNNNNNNNNNNNNNNNNNNNNNNNNNNNNNNNNNNNNNNNNNNNNNNNNNNNNNNNNNNNNNNNNNNNNNNNNNNNNNNNNNNNNNNNNNNNNNNNNNNNNNNNNNNNNNNNNNNNNNNNNNNNNNNNNNNNNNNNNNNNNNNNNNNNNNNNNNNNNNNNNNNNNNNNNNNNNNNNNNNNNNTCCAGGATTTGAACATTGTTCTGCGCGTTGTGAGCCATAAGATAACTAGACTACCAAACAATTCCCACACTCGAAAAAACTTAATAAGCACAATATGTAGAAATTTGCATAGTAAGTTTCATGACTTTCATCTACATTATGCGGTTATGTGGGTTCCTGCATTTTCCTTTCATATAATTGAAAAACTAATTGAACTCCATATCAAAAATTTCAGAGGACAGAGTGGAACGCTTACTATCTCGGATAGTTTTGATTGTATGGGTATTTTTCTTCCTTGTATTGTCAGCAAGCTACACCGCGAACTTGGCAACGATGCTTACCATACGACAGCTAAATCCAACTATAACTGATATCCATGAGCTCCGCAAAAGTGGGGACTATGTAGGATGCATTCGTGGTTCCTACGTCGAGAGAATATTGGAACAACTCAATTTCGACGGATCGAAGATCAAGACCTATAATACCTATGATGGATTTTACAGTGCGCTCTCAAAGGGAAGCAAAAATGGTGGAATTGCTGCGTTCATTCATGAAGTCCCATACATCAGATTATTTCTTGCAAGGAACTGCAAAGGGTACACTATGGTTCCATTTTATAAAGCAGCGGGTTTTGGATATGTAAGTAACACACTTTCATCTGTCTGTTTGCAATATATCTCTGAAGCTGACAGTCATTAAATTTGTTTGAATACGAATATATCATAGACATTCCTGTACGCATCTCATCACTGCTAGTTTTATTTAAGATGGGACCATTGCTAGCTTTGCACACCTAATTCCTAAGTGAATGAGTGGAGGGCAAATGATATTGAACCAATGCTCACATAATTACCATACGCACATTTGTGAACACTTGATGTTCACTAATAAAATGGCTGTTAATCACATAACTCAGATGACAAGTTACAAGTTAATATAATCAgaaatcaaactaaaaagacttcGAAGAGATAAATTTGGGGAGACAGTTGGAAAATGAATTTAAGAACAAACACACCCACAAGGAAGCTCAAAATTCAGCTTACATATACAAACAATCTTATCCAAATAAAGTCAAAAAAATTCATCATTCCAGCTCATAGAGCAGGCATATAGGATTTACTACTATGCAAGATGAAATCCATTATTTGCAACTTGATAAAACTTTGTACCATTATGGTCAGGATCTACTTCACCATAGCCAACCAAGAATATAAAGTTATAAACACATCAAAAAGCATGGATTCAACTCCAAATAGGTCTCCGCCTAGTTTTGTTCACCACCAACGCCTTCATGCATCACTAATTGCCAGGACTGGTCCAGTGCTTTGCCTTATACTCAGATCCATTAGGAGAAAGACAGGATGAGTGATAGCACGTGATGGGCACACCTGGGCATCATCTACCCCCGCATCTCAACCAGAAAGACAGTGCCAACCACCATAACCAGTTTTGGCCTTGTCCTTGTAGCCAGTGAGAACCACCAGATTCCTTGAGAATGTGAAACCCCTTTTTTGCATTTCATAAGGAGAGTTAAAGTATGGCGATTGGTGGATCACTTCCAGGGCGCATGTGCACAGTACTCAGTAGTATTTTAAGAAAGGGCTTTGGTACCTTTTCATCCTGGTTGCTTGGATGGTGTGGAAGGAAAGGAATAACAAGGTTTCCAATTAACCACAACTTTCTATTTGTGCTTAGTGTCAACGATCAAGGAAgagtccagaaaatggtttattatCAGAGTATCCTAGATGGATTGGGTGCTGGACAGTTGGGTAGTTTGAGTTGTGGATCATTATTTTAATCTGTCTGTCATTTTAGCAGCTCAATTCATTTTCTTCAGGTCATGCTTTCTTCCTTTCATTTAGTTCAGAAACATAGGCTATCTCGAGCCAGTAACACATTGACTGTTAATCTCTTAGTGGAAAGACGTGTAGTTCTCAAGAAAaagagcaatagagaaataaacatGAACAGCTAAAGTCAATATGGCAAATCATGAAGTAATCGACCTCTAAGCACAAACAGAAAGAGCACTCtatgaattacattctatatagtgGCAAATAATGGATTACATTCTATATAGTGGCATACCCTAAAAGACCACTGTATGAATTGACAATGATTGATTTTATCATTGAAATTTGATAATGATTTATGCCATCACAGGTGCTATACTGCTATTCCCTAAGTAAGTGGATGGTATCACCACTTGTTAATGGGAAAACAATATGTGCTTCTATGGGTACTAGATAATTCTGGATGCACTTTGTGCATAAAAAATGAAATATACAAATACTAACTCGCTTTAAGATACACAAGTACTCAGTTCGAAATCGTGTACAACTCACCCATACAAGTGAAAACATCCTCTTTGTTTACCACACAAATATATAATCTATTATGCATGTTCATTTCTAAGTAGTTTCTTACTTCTTCCCAAGTCAATATGTGCTGCCACATATGTTCATATATATTAAGAAGAATTTAAATTTCTTAGCTCTTACCAAGCAATATGCGCTGCCACATAAGTTCATGTATGTGCACCAGAATTAGTTTCTATAACACTTACGCTCATGACAAACTGGACTTCTTTCCTACCACATGGGTTCAATTTCATCTTGCGTTAGGCATCACCATAGCAGAATACGAAGTGTGCTAGAGCTATGATATAAGCTAACAGAACTCTCAATTTCTTTAACAGGCATTTCCAAA
It encodes:
- the LOC119301652 gene encoding glutamate receptor 2.8-like is translated as MERASQITLFLLLIIHSGVAQNATTSGTDEFPVGVILDLESLGGKMARTSILMALEDFYTVHRNYSRKVVLHIRGSKSNSVEAASAALDLLENYNVQAVIGPQTSSQAAFVSDLGNKSQVPIISFTATSPSLYSGSLPYFIRATLSDSTQVNSIASLIKAYGWRQVVPIYEETDYGRGVIPYLIDALQEIDARVPYRSVIPLSASNEQITQELYKLMTMQTRVFLVHMSPDLASILFTKAKEVGMMKKGFVWIMTDGLTNVIDSTNPSVMEAMNGVLGVKFYTPKSAELDSFTIRWNRRLQIDNPNDLPVKLNIFELWGYDTIWAVAQAVEKLGIKNKTSFQKPAVARNMTSLGTSVYGPDLLKTILQYKFRGLSGHFDLAGRQLQASTFQIINVVGKGWKEIGFWTAENGISRRLYQGESMTEHSGLVPELNPVIWPGTSTEVPRGWEAAVNGKKLRVGVHVSVYPQFMTSGKDPITGATKAEGLSIDVFEEAVKRLPYALPYEYVAFGTTNDTSTGGYDDFVYQVYLKKYDIAIGDITISENRMSYVDFTLPYTESGVAMVVPAKSSRTNNTWIFVEPLSRDLWLGSIILFFYTWVVLWLLEFLGNNTNIPGEVPRKLGIMTFFSLFGDKDRVERLLSRIVLIVWVFFFLVLSASYTANLATMLTIRQLNPTITDIHELRKSGDYVGCIRGSYVERILEQLNFDGSKIKTYNTYDGFYSALSKGSKNGGIAAFIHEVPYIRLFLARNCKGYTMVPFYKAAGFGYAFPKGSPLVGDISKAILSVIGGDTINQIEKKWIGIGYQNNCNNAGRAPDPEKLTPDGFTGLFILSGAISTSSLLIAVAIYFYEKKNSTTETQPDQKGDQAEGNERGNEAGEEMQNIGLQPSGHRRNASAVSWGFRRSFGTRVAPVSSSSRF